A window of the Polaribacter sp. HaHaR_3_91 genome harbors these coding sequences:
- a CDS encoding PepSY domain-containing protein, translated as MTISIWRYSHLTLAISSALFIIIASVTGIILAFEPISDKLSPYDVVDINTVSIQETIVVLHQKYDEVITIEVDENGFVAANVVLTNGKSATFYINPKTGEKIGDIIEKKPIYEFATNLHRSLFLKSTGRFIIGFVSFLLLLISVTGIVLIAKRQGGISKFFSKIIKEDFNQYYHIIIGRYTLVPIIVITLTGVYLSLDRFYVLPKDNSKHVEITQNKTLQNNAIIDFFESTKLDEVKSIEFPFSTDEEDYYYVKLTDKEVAVHQITGQVISLKKQPLVTFGSYYSLLLHTGKGSILWSIVLLLACFAILFFIFSGFAMTLKRRKKTSLVKNNFTKDEAEYIILVGSETGSTFNFATAFYKALIASEKTVFLSELNQYTSYKKATNIIIFTATYGEGEAPINAKKFISKIENTSQNNLLNFSVVGFGSKEYTQYCKFAILVHAHLQMQDKFTPILPVFKINNQSFSDFNQWLQEWNAFYKTTLIVTTESLLTTNKKEQEFTVINKTPINTDDTFLIQLKPNKKTTFESGDLLSITPKNETRSRLYSIAKIDNTILLSIKKHEFGLCSTYFNSLCKADKMVASIQKNTAFHLPKKTKEVILIANGTGIAPFLGMINRKKSNTKTHLFWGGRTKESFKIYKNNIQTAIENNTLNSFHAAYSQEEKEKIYVQDLLINHGTLIANTIHNGGLIMICGSIYMEKGVTKALEEITKKHLQSSLHKFKENNQIKTDCY; from the coding sequence ATGACGATTTCCATTTGGAGATATAGCCACTTAACCCTGGCTATATCTTCTGCTTTATTTATTATTATCGCTTCTGTAACCGGAATTATATTGGCTTTCGAACCAATTTCTGATAAACTTTCTCCTTATGATGTTGTAGATATTAATACAGTTTCTATTCAAGAAACAATTGTTGTATTGCATCAAAAATATGATGAAGTAATCACCATAGAAGTTGATGAAAATGGTTTTGTAGCTGCAAATGTTGTTTTAACAAATGGTAAAAGCGCTACTTTTTACATCAACCCAAAAACAGGAGAAAAGATTGGAGATATCATAGAGAAAAAACCAATTTATGAATTTGCAACAAACCTACATCGTTCGTTATTTTTAAAATCTACGGGTAGGTTTATTATTGGATTTGTATCTTTTTTACTGCTGCTAATTTCTGTTACCGGAATTGTATTAATTGCAAAAAGACAAGGTGGTATTTCTAAATTCTTCTCTAAAATAATTAAAGAAGATTTTAATCAATATTACCATATTATTATTGGTCGATATACGCTAGTACCTATTATAGTAATTACATTAACAGGTGTATATCTATCTTTAGACCGTTTTTATGTATTACCAAAAGACAATAGTAAACATGTAGAAATTACACAAAATAAGACACTACAAAACAATGCTATTATTGATTTTTTTGAGTCTACAAAATTAGATGAAGTAAAAAGTATAGAATTCCCATTTTCTACAGATGAAGAAGATTATTACTATGTAAAACTTACTGATAAAGAAGTTGCTGTACATCAAATTACGGGACAAGTTATTAGCCTAAAAAAACAACCACTCGTTACTTTTGGTTCTTATTATAGCTTATTACTTCATACCGGAAAAGGCTCTATCTTATGGTCTATTGTTTTATTATTAGCTTGTTTTGCTATTTTATTCTTTATTTTTTCTGGCTTTGCCATGACTTTAAAAAGAAGGAAGAAAACTAGCTTGGTTAAAAATAATTTTACTAAAGATGAAGCCGAATATATAATTCTAGTTGGTTCTGAAACCGGAAGCACCTTTAATTTTGCTACTGCTTTTTACAAGGCCTTAATCGCTTCTGAAAAAACGGTATTTTTATCAGAATTAAACCAATATACAAGCTATAAAAAAGCAACAAATATTATCATATTTACAGCAACTTATGGTGAAGGAGAAGCCCCTATAAATGCGAAGAAATTTATTTCTAAAATTGAAAACACGTCGCAAAACAATCTCTTAAATTTCTCTGTAGTCGGTTTTGGTTCTAAAGAGTATACACAGTATTGTAAGTTTGCTATTTTGGTACATGCTCATTTACAAATGCAAGACAAATTCACTCCTATTCTACCTGTTTTTAAGATCAATAACCAATCTTTTTCTGATTTTAACCAATGGTTACAAGAATGGAATGCTTTCTATAAAACAACACTTATAGTAACCACAGAAAGTCTTTTAACAACAAACAAAAAAGAACAAGAATTTACGGTAATAAATAAAACACCTATTAATACTGATGATACTTTTTTAATTCAATTAAAGCCGAATAAAAAAACAACTTTCGAATCTGGAGATTTACTTTCTATTACTCCAAAAAATGAAACAAGAAGTCGTTTGTATTCTATTGCAAAAATAGATAATACTATTCTGTTAAGTATTAAGAAACATGAATTCGGACTTTGTTCTACTTATTTTAATAGTTTATGTAAAGCCGATAAAATGGTAGCAAGTATTCAAAAAAATACAGCATTTCATCTTCCAAAAAAAACAAAAGAAGTTATTTTAATTGCCAACGGAACTGGAATTGCACCTTTTTTAGGAATGATTAATAGAAAAAAATCAAATACAAAAACTCATTTATTTTGGGGAGGAAGAACAAAAGAGTCTTTTAAAATTTACAAAAACAATATACAGACAGCCATAGAAAATAATACGCTCAACTCGTTCCACGCTGCATATTCTCAAGAAGAAAAAGAGAAAATATATGTTCAAGATTTATTAATAAATCACGGAACACTAATTGCGAATACCATACATAATGGAGGTTTAATTATGATTTGCGGGTCTATATACATGGAAAAGGGAGTCACAAAAGCATTAGAAGAAATAACTAAAAAACATTTACAATCTTCATTACATAAATTTAAAGAAAACAATCAAATAAAAACTGACTGTTACTAA
- a CDS encoding DUF2271 domain-containing protein — translation MKTKNIFKITPIIIAIAFALFSFKSSETSSYKCMIQLTNYTGEGAYIVISLINSDGEYEETLNVLGDDDEWYSNLEEWWKFQGTKHSDIDAITGATISGGERAISVLKIDDSKIDAGYKIRFETSVENQAYYKDDVEFELTSENVKSKVEGKGFIRYIRIMPQ, via the coding sequence ATGAAAACTAAAAATATATTTAAAATAACACCTATTATAATTGCAATCGCATTTGCATTGTTCAGTTTTAAAAGTAGCGAAACAAGTTCATACAAATGTATGATTCAGTTAACTAATTACACCGGAGAAGGAGCTTATATTGTAATTTCTCTAATAAATTCTGATGGAGAATATGAAGAAACCCTAAATGTGTTAGGAGACGATGATGAATGGTACTCTAACCTAGAAGAATGGTGGAAGTTTCAAGGAACAAAGCATAGCGATATTGATGCTATTACAGGAGCAACAATTAGTGGAGGAGAACGTGCTATTAGTGTTCTAAAAATTGATGACAGTAAAATTGATGCAGGATATAAAATCCGTTTTGAAACTTCTGTGGAAAACCAAGCATATTACAAAGATGATGTAGAGTTTGAATTAACATCAGAAAACGTTAAATCTAAAGTTGAAGGAAAAGGATTTATTCGTTATATAAGAATCATGCCACAATAA
- a CDS encoding LytTR family DNA-binding domain-containing protein — MKKYNMKELTAILVDDMPVALEMLATDITNNHPEIKIIGKAKSVVEAAKLLRKQQPEILFLDIMLGDGTGFDILEIFPDLKSKIIFVTASDAFAIKAFKFAAIDYILKPYSNEDLAVSIEKAQSQIQPDKEQLHVLQEAVTAPNNKPNKISLHTSEKIIVVNIEDIIRCKSDNNYTTFYFKDNSKILVSKTLKYYADMLKEVGFLRVHQSHLVNTTFIKEFIKSDGGYLMLSDGSNIPVSVRKRTEVLEVLNSF; from the coding sequence ATGAAGAAATATAACATGAAAGAACTAACTGCAATTTTAGTAGATGATATGCCAGTAGCACTAGAAATGTTAGCAACTGATATTACTAACAATCATCCAGAGATTAAAATTATAGGAAAAGCAAAATCGGTTGTAGAAGCAGCAAAATTATTGCGCAAACAACAACCAGAGATCTTGTTTTTAGATATTATGTTAGGAGACGGAACAGGTTTTGATATTCTTGAAATTTTTCCTGATTTAAAATCGAAAATTATCTTTGTTACTGCAAGTGATGCTTTTGCTATTAAAGCATTTAAGTTTGCAGCAATCGATTATATTTTAAAACCTTATTCCAATGAAGATTTGGCAGTTTCAATAGAAAAAGCGCAAAGCCAAATTCAGCCAGATAAAGAACAGCTACATGTTTTGCAAGAAGCGGTAACTGCCCCTAATAATAAGCCTAATAAAATATCTTTACATACTTCAGAAAAAATAATTGTTGTAAATATTGAAGATATAATCCGTTGTAAGTCTGATAACAATTACACTACCTTTTATTTTAAAGACAATTCAAAAATACTCGTTTCTAAAACATTAAAATATTATGCAGATATGTTAAAGGAAGTCGGTTTTTTAAGAGTACACCAAAGTCATTTAGTAAATACTACCTTTATTAAAGAGTTCATTAAATCTGATGGTGGTTATCTAATGCTTAGTGATGGATCTAATATTCCAGTTTCAGTAAGAAAACGAACTGAAGTATTGGAAGTGCTAAATTCTTTCTAA
- a CDS encoding S41 family peptidase, with protein MKFFLKISIFLFSISLFSQKENVYFTLKPTLTPNGDVVVFSYQDDLWRVNSDGGTAFRLTAMDGTETDPSVSPDGNWLAFSSNQYGNYDVYLMPLNGGEIKQLTFHESDDRVASWNWDSKTINFASNRYNRTTNYTISTKGETAKRTFNHYFNTIHNVVQHPKTKDIYFNESWESSSYANRKRYKGDYNPDIKSYNTATKKYTKHTSYKGKDFGATIDSKGNIYFKSDEYNGEYNLYTLNNGVKKQLTEFDTSIMWPKVSANGEKIVFRKDYQLYIYDVASKKSNKLNININNNTTVNKNQSYNIKGEITYFDVSPDGKKMAFVSRGKLFISDIEGKFVKEIPTSKTEAVEEVKWLKNNTSLLYSRSYNGYYNWFTVDVNNLTETKQITKNSKNNRFITFNKEISKGVYLRGRNEIYTIDLKSFKSSLVVQDELWGFYNSKPYFSPDGKYIVYNAYKDFEAEILVYNLETKKKINLTNTKVSESGPVWSNDGKYIYFSSERTAPNFPSGGNGESKIYQMALDKYEKPFKMEKANELFSKKDTANKKENKTTVNVQINQKGLMTRLTRISPRFGNQKNITIINEGQKTHVLYVSNHDKGENKLWKTTLEPFEANKTVKIDDKRVFNYQQITIKKKHYILVNGSIQTLNLSSNKLKAISIDFKFNKTLSNEFEQMYFEAWAGMEENFYDENFHGQNWQKLRDSYKKYLPFITKRSDLRLIFNDMLGELNTSHFGFNSKGSEEKTYYGTKTSSTGIIFNNENPYKVESIVLNSPTDIESKDIRKNDVLISVNNVKIDKNKNRESYFINPDFKEEIKLTFSRGKKVFTVFVHATTYGQIKNLMYDDWQNENQKYVDQKSNNNIAYVHMKNMSGGELTKFYEDLMSDEAYKKGLILDLRYNTGGNVHDAVLNFLQQKQYLSWKYREGKLASQSNFNYGNKPIVLLINEQSLSDAEMTAAGFKELGLGKIIGTETYRWIIFTTSKSLVDGSSYRLPSWGCYTLDGKDLELNGVSPDIYVGKSFTDRLENKTPQLDRAIDVILKEIK; from the coding sequence ATGAAGTTTTTTTTAAAAATTAGTATTTTTTTATTTTCGATTTCTCTCTTTTCTCAAAAAGAGAATGTTTATTTTACTTTAAAACCAACATTAACACCTAATGGAGATGTTGTTGTTTTTAGTTATCAAGATGATTTATGGAGAGTTAACTCTGATGGAGGAACTGCTTTTAGATTAACTGCAATGGATGGAACTGAGACAGATCCTTCTGTTTCTCCTGATGGAAATTGGTTGGCTTTTTCTAGTAATCAGTATGGTAATTATGATGTGTATTTAATGCCTTTAAACGGAGGTGAAATAAAACAACTTACTTTTCATGAAAGTGATGATCGAGTTGCTTCTTGGAATTGGGATAGTAAAACAATTAATTTTGCTTCTAATAGATATAATAGAACAACAAACTATACTATTTCAACTAAAGGAGAAACAGCAAAAAGAACCTTTAATCATTATTTTAATACCATTCATAATGTTGTTCAGCATCCTAAAACTAAAGACATTTACTTTAATGAATCTTGGGAAAGCTCAAGTTATGCAAATAGAAAAAGATATAAAGGAGATTATAACCCAGATATTAAATCGTACAACACAGCTACTAAAAAGTATACAAAGCACACTTCTTATAAAGGAAAAGATTTTGGAGCAACTATAGATTCTAAAGGAAATATTTACTTTAAATCTGATGAATATAATGGAGAATATAATTTATATACTTTAAATAATGGTGTTAAAAAACAGCTCACTGAGTTTGATACTTCTATTATGTGGCCAAAAGTGAGTGCTAATGGAGAAAAAATAGTGTTTAGAAAAGATTATCAGTTGTATATCTATGATGTAGCCTCAAAAAAATCGAATAAATTAAATATAAATATCAACAATAATACAACCGTTAATAAAAATCAATCATACAATATAAAAGGTGAAATTACTTATTTTGATGTTTCTCCTGATGGAAAAAAGATGGCATTTGTATCTAGAGGGAAATTATTTATTTCTGATATTGAAGGGAAGTTTGTAAAAGAAATACCTACAAGTAAAACAGAAGCAGTTGAAGAAGTAAAATGGTTAAAAAATAACACATCACTTTTATATTCTAGATCTTATAACGGTTATTATAATTGGTTTACGGTTGATGTTAATAATTTAACTGAAACAAAACAAATTACAAAAAATAGTAAGAATAATAGGTTTATTACTTTTAATAAAGAAATTTCTAAAGGTGTTTATTTAAGAGGTAGAAACGAAATTTATACGATAGATTTAAAGAGTTTTAAAAGTAGTTTAGTTGTACAAGATGAACTTTGGGGATTCTATAACTCTAAACCATATTTTTCACCCGATGGTAAATACATCGTTTATAATGCTTACAAAGATTTTGAAGCAGAAATTTTAGTATATAATTTAGAAACTAAAAAGAAAATAAACCTAACCAATACAAAGGTTTCAGAATCTGGACCAGTTTGGTCTAATGATGGAAAGTATATTTATTTTTCATCAGAAAGAACAGCTCCTAACTTTCCTAGTGGAGGAAATGGTGAGTCTAAAATATACCAAATGGCTTTAGATAAATATGAAAAACCTTTTAAAATGGAAAAGGCAAATGAATTATTTTCTAAAAAAGATACAGCAAATAAAAAAGAAAATAAAACAACTGTTAATGTTCAAATAAACCAAAAAGGTTTAATGACAAGGCTTACTAGAATCAGTCCAAGATTTGGTAATCAAAAAAATATTACAATTATAAATGAAGGACAAAAGACGCATGTGTTATATGTATCTAATCATGATAAAGGTGAGAATAAGTTATGGAAAACAACATTAGAACCATTTGAAGCAAATAAAACCGTTAAAATTGATGATAAAAGAGTTTTTAATTATCAACAAATAACGATAAAAAAGAAACATTATATACTTGTAAACGGATCAATTCAAACTTTAAATTTAAGTTCTAATAAATTAAAAGCAATTTCGATTGATTTTAAATTTAATAAAACTTTATCTAATGAATTTGAACAAATGTATTTTGAAGCTTGGGCAGGAATGGAAGAGAATTTTTATGATGAAAATTTTCACGGACAAAACTGGCAAAAATTAAGAGATAGTTATAAAAAGTATTTACCTTTTATTACAAAAAGGTCAGACTTACGTTTAATTTTTAATGATATGTTAGGAGAATTAAATACATCACATTTTGGATTTAATTCTAAAGGTTCTGAAGAGAAAACATATTACGGTACCAAAACTTCATCTACAGGAATTATTTTTAATAATGAGAATCCCTATAAAGTAGAAAGCATTGTTTTAAATAGTCCAACAGATATTGAAAGTAAAGATATCAGAAAAAATGATGTTTTAATTTCTGTAAATAATGTAAAAATTGATAAGAATAAAAATAGAGAATCCTATTTTATAAATCCTGATTTTAAAGAAGAAATTAAACTGACTTTCTCTAGAGGAAAAAAAGTGTTTACCGTTTTTGTACATGCTACAACTTATGGGCAAATTAAAAATTTAATGTACGATGATTGGCAAAATGAAAATCAGAAATATGTAGATCAAAAATCTAATAATAATATTGCTTATGTACACATGAAAAATATGAGTGGTGGTGAGTTAACTAAGTTTTATGAAGATTTAATGAGTGATGAAGCTTATAAAAAAGGTTTAATTTTAGATTTAAGATATAATACAGGAGGAAATGTACACGATGCTGTTCTTAACTTTTTACAACAAAAACAATATTTAAGTTGGAAATATAGAGAAGGAAAACTAGCAAGTCAATCTAACTTTAATTACGGCAATAAGCCAATTGTATTATTAATAAATGAACAATCTCTTTCTGATGCAGAAATGACAGCAGCAGGTTTTAAAGAATTAGGTTTAGGTAAAATTATAGGTACAGAAACTTATAGGTGGATTATTTTTACAACCAGTAAATCTTTAGTAGATGGTTCTAGTTATAGATTACCATCTTGGGGATGTTATACTTTAGATGGTAAAGATTTAGAGCTAAATGGAGTTTCGCCAGATATTTATGTAGGTAAAAGTTTTACTGATAGATTAGAAAATAAAACACCACAATTAGATAGAGCTATTGATGTTATTTTAAAAGAAATTAAGTAG
- a CDS encoding histidine kinase: MIIFFEILYSLSHSVKGIPKNRLILLFFFFFILINQTHSQNLQLQNFSISDGLPSTIINDIQQDEIGYLWLATDNGYSKFDGVNFTNYKQENVNCIFIEKNKIYIGLKNGLLVLQHHKSTFFESKEILKIKSIDNKIILATVQGVCELKKDTIQPIEIQNQIDFSIIHDIISFKNIIYIASTKGLWSIDKLYKPLKMDKLIEENTTSFLINNNQLIAVTDTKGLKIIDDHTVLKNILTIEDISSIKRIKDEIWVASKKNGLDILDANTYIFKRKINKYNTFISSQINTIFKDKQNSIWIGSLNKGLYRYNTATETVTPKVFIENIAVNYKFIDSLNATKLALKPNENNISFSFKTIDLKNPKNIEYRYLLKDDFTPWSPQNKVDFANLKSGNYQFTVQSKEGSLLSKKVSFSFFIDTPIYQKAWFIILCGAILCLLLALFVELHIRKLNKKNQKKIHTLKVENHLLTLEQKALQLQMNPHFIFNVLNGIKALGNSGNSKELNKTISQFSVLLRSVLNNSRLEEISLQEEMDTLKNYLDLEQKMNSMSFEYAIETSLNNIDSEEILIPPMLLQPFVENCIKHAFQPNKIDAKIKLLFEIRNRFLHFTIEDNGIGFHQSKKEKVKSNHQSVALEVTKERIQHLSKYNSFSIEEIKDKKEVKGTKVGFKIPLKTDY, encoded by the coding sequence ATGATAATATTTTTTGAAATTTTATATTCATTAAGTCATTCTGTAAAGGGTATACCTAAGAACCGACTGATTTTATTGTTTTTCTTTTTTTTTATTCTGATAAACCAAACGCATTCACAAAACCTTCAGCTACAAAATTTCTCTATTTCTGATGGATTACCATCTACTATTATAAATGATATTCAGCAAGACGAAATAGGCTATTTATGGCTAGCAACAGATAATGGTTACTCTAAATTTGACGGTGTAAATTTCACCAACTACAAACAAGAAAATGTAAATTGTATTTTTATTGAAAAGAATAAAATTTATATCGGTTTAAAAAACGGACTTCTCGTATTACAGCATCATAAATCTACCTTTTTTGAAAGCAAAGAAATTCTAAAAATAAAATCTATTGACAATAAAATTATTTTAGCCACTGTACAAGGTGTTTGCGAACTAAAAAAAGACACAATACAGCCTATAGAAATACAAAACCAAATAGATTTTTCTATAATTCATGATATCATTTCTTTTAAAAACATTATTTACATAGCTTCTACAAAAGGCTTATGGAGTATAGATAAACTATACAAACCTTTAAAAATGGATAAACTTATAGAAGAGAATACCACTTCCTTTTTAATAAATAATAATCAATTAATTGCTGTAACAGATACTAAGGGATTAAAAATTATTGATGATCATACTGTTTTAAAAAATATCTTAACAATAGAAGACATTTCTTCCATAAAAAGAATAAAAGATGAAATTTGGGTGGCTTCTAAAAAAAATGGGTTAGATATTTTAGATGCCAACACCTATATTTTTAAAAGGAAAATAAACAAATACAATACATTTATTTCTAGCCAAATAAACACTATTTTTAAAGACAAGCAAAACTCAATTTGGATTGGTAGCTTAAATAAAGGTTTATATAGATATAATACCGCTACAGAAACGGTTACACCTAAAGTGTTCATTGAAAATATAGCAGTTAATTATAAATTTATAGATTCCTTAAACGCAACCAAACTTGCCTTAAAACCAAATGAAAACAATATTTCCTTTTCTTTTAAAACAATCGATTTAAAGAATCCTAAAAATATCGAATACCGTTATCTATTAAAGGATGATTTTACACCTTGGAGTCCTCAAAATAAGGTTGATTTTGCTAATTTAAAGTCAGGAAATTATCAATTTACTGTTCAGTCTAAAGAAGGTAGTTTACTTAGTAAAAAAGTATCTTTTTCATTTTTTATTGACACTCCAATTTATCAAAAAGCATGGTTTATAATATTATGTGGCGCAATTTTATGTCTACTTTTAGCGCTTTTTGTTGAGCTGCATATAAGAAAGTTGAATAAAAAAAATCAGAAAAAGATTCATACTTTAAAAGTAGAAAATCATTTACTTACTTTAGAACAAAAAGCATTGCAGTTGCAAATGAATCCGCATTTTATTTTTAATGTTTTAAACGGAATAAAAGCACTTGGCAATTCTGGGAACTCTAAAGAATTAAATAAGACCATTTCACAATTTTCTGTACTTTTAAGAAGTGTTTTAAACAACTCAAGATTAGAAGAAATTAGCTTACAAGAAGAAATGGATACCCTAAAAAACTATTTAGATTTAGAGCAAAAAATGAATTCAATGTCTTTTGAATACGCTATTGAAACCTCTTTAAATAACATCGATTCAGAAGAAATTTTAATTCCGCCAATGCTATTACAACCTTTTGTAGAGAATTGTATTAAACACGCTTTTCAGCCTAATAAAATCGATGCAAAAATTAAACTTCTTTTTGAAATTAGAAATAGATTCTTACATTTTACCATAGAAGATAACGGGATTGGTTTTCATCAGTCTAAAAAAGAAAAAGTAAAATCGAATCATCAATCTGTCGCTTTAGAAGTTACTAAAGAACGAATTCAGCATTTATCGAAATACAACTCATTTTCTATTGAAGAAATAAAAGACAAAAAAGAAGTAAAAGGAACCAAAGTTGGGTTTAAGATTCCACTAAAAACAGATTATTAA
- a CDS encoding metallophosphoesterase codes for MERRKFIKNTLLTGVGASILSGLYSWQIEPFWLEFVHVKMPIKNLPKNLIGKTLMQISDVHVGNKFDYNYIIDSFKKARLYNPDFVVYTGDFVSYETPEQFDQLEEVFKYAVNGKLGTAGVLGNHDYGIDWLEQDVADKISNILDKKNITILRNEQVSFSGLNILGIDDYWGSNFNPTKIMTKYDAEKANLVLCHNPDVCDLNIWSNYKGWILSGHTHGGQVKPPFLPPPILPVENKRYSSGEFDLYDGRTLYINRALGNLYQVRLNVRPEITIFELDEEI; via the coding sequence ATGGAAAGAAGAAAATTTATAAAAAACACTTTACTTACAGGAGTTGGAGCAAGTATTTTAAGTGGACTTTATTCTTGGCAAATAGAACCTTTTTGGTTGGAATTTGTACACGTAAAAATGCCCATTAAAAATTTACCAAAAAACTTAATAGGAAAAACATTAATGCAAATTAGTGATGTTCATGTTGGTAATAAATTTGATTACAACTATATTATAGATTCGTTTAAAAAAGCACGCCTTTATAACCCCGATTTTGTTGTTTATACAGGAGATTTTGTTTCTTATGAAACACCAGAACAGTTTGATCAATTAGAAGAAGTGTTTAAATATGCCGTAAACGGAAAATTAGGAACTGCAGGTGTTTTAGGCAATCATGATTATGGTATAGATTGGCTAGAACAAGATGTTGCTGATAAGATTTCTAATATTTTAGATAAAAAAAACATTACAATTCTAAGAAATGAACAAGTAAGTTTTAGTGGTTTAAATATATTAGGTATTGATGATTATTGGGGTTCTAATTTTAACCCAACAAAAATTATGACCAAATATGATGCAGAAAAAGCAAACCTTGTTTTATGCCACAACCCAGATGTTTGTGATTTAAATATTTGGAGCAATTACAAAGGGTGGATTTTATCTGGACACACACATGGCGGACAAGTAAAACCTCCATTTTTACCCCCACCTATTCTTCCTGTAGAAAACAAAAGGTATTCTTCTGGCGAGTTTGATTTGTATGATGGTAGAACATTATACATAAATAGAGCACTAGGTAATTTATACCAAGTAAGATTAAATGTAAGACCCGAAATAACCATTTTTGAATTAGATGAAGAAATATAA
- a CDS encoding DUF6686 family protein, whose amino-acid sequence MCQKSKIIASVKNGEISICKDCNNYNLIFNNIFFQFDKEQLNKFREYVAEIDVNYWLDYSANTTQKRKIPVPTFHQNLVLVFDTYEIEELKILLGIYSGNKNKMISTADIDYSLILN is encoded by the coding sequence ATGTGTCAAAAATCTAAAATAATAGCTAGCGTTAAAAACGGAGAAATATCAATTTGTAAAGATTGTAATAATTATAACCTCATTTTTAATAATATCTTTTTTCAATTTGATAAAGAACAACTGAATAAGTTTAGAGAATATGTTGCAGAAATAGATGTTAATTATTGGTTAGACTATAGCGCAAACACAACACAAAAAAGAAAAATACCTGTACCTACTTTTCATCAGAATTTAGTGTTGGTTTTTGATACTTATGAAATTGAAGAACTTAAAATACTATTAGGGATTTACTCTGGTAATAAAAACAAAATGATATCTACGGCAGACATAGATTATTCTTTAATTTTAAATTAA